One part of the Quercus lobata isolate SW786 chromosome 7, ValleyOak3.0 Primary Assembly, whole genome shotgun sequence genome encodes these proteins:
- the LOC115951834 gene encoding uncharacterized protein LOC115951834, which produces MKLRLQQVQQAQQEENRSKDNLEEEGDSQRRGTPRRPATPDEQNSDLLREMRKEMDELRSAIKEKTNRSVDKMIRATDSSFTAAVLECPVPLKFHLPQLEPFDGLKDPQDHFNTFKTTLGLQQPPDEILCRSFPTTLKGAAREWFTKLPNSSIDNFDQLSSAFLRHFIGGQRPRRPIDYLLTIRQGEKETLRSYVKRFTRETLEVDEADDKVQLTTFKAGLKSRDLVASLAKNPLKTMAEMLLKAQKYMNAEDALAAIKDTERPGDKSKREDDRRGQKRDRTERRNNDGNRRKDDRNPRMVKFTPLVMPVDKIFTQIKDEHYLKWPRPLHSSPNVRDKNKYCRFHRDHGHNTEDCRDLKEQIEELIRKGKLQKYVKKGEYSKFRDDNRTQRESSTRDDDHPSQPPRKVIGEINTITGGPFSGGSFRSLKKAYHRQVNSVHTMPPSKHRRTHQDMSFSEGDARGVKQPHNDPLVIVLNIEGFNTRRILVDNGSSADIIYLPAYQQLRLDPKRLRPFDSPLVSFSGDRVYPRGIETNPEKVRAIIDMASPKTVKDVQKLTGRIAALNKFVFRATDKCLPFFKTLKQAFAWTDECEAAFQELK; this is translated from the exons atgaagctGCGGCTCCAGCAGGTTCAACAAGCTCAACAGGAAGAGAACCGGTCCAAAGATAACTTGGAGGAAGAAGGGGATAGTCAACGGAGAGGAACCCCCCGAAGACCAGCTACTCCGGACGAACAGAACTCAGATCTTCTTcgagaaatgaggaaagagatggacgaactaaggAGCGCTATCAAAGAGAAGACGAACCGAAGCGTAGACAAAATGATAAGGGCTACGGATTCGTCATTCACTGCTGCGGTACTTGAATGCCCCGTGCCGTTAAAGTTTCACTTGCCTCAATTGGAGCCATTCGATGGACTCAAGGACCCACAGGATCATTttaatacctttaagacgaCTCTGGGTCTTCAGCAACCACCTGACGAGATATTGTGTCGTTCCTTCCCGACGACTCTCAAAGGGGCTGCAAGAGAATGGTTTACTAAGTTGCCAAATTCGTCCATAGACAATTTCGATCAGCTGAGTAGTGCCTTCTTGCGCCACTTCATAGGGGGACAACGCCCAAGGAGGCCAATAGATTACTTACTCACCATAAGACAGGGAGAGAAGGAGACCCTGAGGTCATATGTCAAGCGATTCACCCGGGAAACTCTGGAAGTagacgaagctgatgacaaggtacagctgacgaccttcaaagcaggCTTGAAATCCAGAGACCTCGTGGCTTCTCTTGCAAAAAACCCCCTGAAGACGATGGCGGAGATGCTCCTGAAGGCgcaaaagtacatgaacgcggaaGATGCTCTAGCTGCCATAAAAGATACCGAGAGGCCAGGAGACAAGTCCAAGCGGGAAGACGACCGtagggggcaaaagagagacagaaCAGAACGTCGGAACAATGACGGGAATAGAAGGAAGGACGACAGAAATCCTCGGATGGTAAAATTTACTCctttggttatgcctgttgacaagattttcacgcaaatcaaggacgagcaTTACCTCAAATGGCCCAGGCCATTGCACTCATCCCCCAACGTACgtgacaagaacaagtattgcCGGTTCCATAGAGACCACGGCCACAACACAGAAGATTGCAGAGACCTGAAGGAGCAAATAGAGGAATTAATACGGAAAGGAAAATTACAGAAGTAtgtaaagaaaggagaatatagcAAGTTCAGAGACGACAACAGGACCCAGCGTGAATCTTCCACTCGAGATGACGACCATCCGTCCCAACCCCCACGCAaggtgatcggggagataaacacgATCACAGGAGGACCGTTCTCAGGAGGATCATTTAGATCACTTAAAAAAGCATATCATAGACAGGTGAACAGCGTCCACACCATGCCTCCGTCCAAGCACCGACGAACACACCAAGACATGTCCTTCAGCGAAGGAGACGCCAGGGGAGTAAAGCAGCCCCACAACGATCCCCTGGTCATAGTACTGAATATAGAAGGATTCAATACCAGAAGGATCCTTGTTGATAACGGGAGCTCAGCGGATATCATCTACCTCCCAGCCTACCAGCAGCTGAGATTAGATCCAAAAAGGCTTCGCCCTTTTGACTCTCCACTCGTCAGCTTCAGTGGAGACAGGGTCTACCCCAGGG GAATAGAAACAAATCCAGAGAAAGTACGAGCTATCATTGACATGGCCTCACCCAAAACCGTCAAGGATGTTCAGAAACTCACAGGGAGAATAGCAGCTTTAAACAAGTTCGTCTTTAGGGCCacagacaaatgcctgcccTTCTTTAAGACATTGAAGCAGGCTTTTGCTTGGACCGACGAGTGCGAAGCGGCGTTCCAAGAGTTGAAGTAA
- the LOC115951835 gene encoding 7-deoxyloganetic acid glucosyltransferase-like produces MTRASRIILNTFDDLEAPILCHIAPLFLNIYTIGPLNALVKTQIGDDVVLQCLSSSSNLLKPDHNCITWLDSQPLRSVVFVSFGSIARVTRGQLLEFWYGVKGDDMIPAELEEATKERGFVVDWAPQEDVLAHPAMGGFFTHSGWNSVVESIDAGVPMICWPLFGDHQLNSRWVSEGWRIGLEMKDTCDRSTIEMMIKTLRKHRREEIIYSMDQFSKLAHDSVSPSGSSYKNLEKLIEDLRRI; encoded by the exons ATGACTCGAGCTTCAAGAATCATactcaacacctttgatgacctCGAGGCTCCGATTCTCTGTCACATTGCCCCTCTCTTTTTGAATATTTACACAATTGGTCCACTCAATGCTCTTGTCAAAACCCAAATTGGGGACGATGTCGTCTTGCAGTGTTTATCCTCCTCTAGTAACTTATTGAAACCAGACCATAATTGCATAACATGGCTAGATTCCCAGCCATTAAGATCTGTTGTTTTTGTTAGCTTCGGAAGCATAGCAAGGGTGACACGTGGTCAATTGTTGGAGTTTTGGTATG GTGTGAAAGGGGATGACATGATCCCGGCAGAGCTTGAGGAGGCCACAAAAGAAAGGGGATTTGTGGTGGATTGGGCCCCACAAGAAGATGTTCTAGCCCACCCAGCTATGGGTGGGTTTTTCACCCACAGTGGTTGGAACTCGGTTGTAGAAAGCATTGATGCTGGGGTGCCTATGATTTGTTGGCCCCTATTTGGGGACCACCAACTTAATAGTAGATGGGTTAGTGAAGGGTGGAGGATTGGGCTTGAAATGAAGGATACATGTGATAGATCAACCATTGAGATGATGATAAAAACCCTTAGGAAACATAGAAGGGAGGAAATCATCTACTCCATGgaccaattttcaaaattggctCATGATTCTGTTAGCCCAAGTGGATCCTCCTACAAGAACTTGGAGAAGCTTATTGAAGACTTGAGAAGAATATGA